In one window of Denticeps clupeoides chromosome 2, fDenClu1.1, whole genome shotgun sequence DNA:
- the sec24c gene encoding protein transport protein Sec24C isoform X2 produces MNVNQQPQMAYGQPQPGYQGYPQPGYGGQHGTGGYAAAQYEPYNGPGPTGQGCSPFSSLPSKALAANVASDLSSSSSSSALDLGLMRGPPTSGTPSAPAPQVYGHYKQSDAQNGPPPGAAALQRPPVSQTYTPAAVNLSGTQATYSQQFGAPPTSVQQVTNQMAGMQVGAALPTTAAPGYGVPPVSAAYTSTVPPSFPPASTHLPPADRTAHGGPQSYYGAPPLTQQTFPNSAPPPPYSAAPPVSQPQQAFPGALPPSRPPTGPQLSYGAPPPQAQSGFPNAPPSQPSSGFPGGPAPPPASAPSQQYPGPVPHQPPVSQPSPFHAAPPPAGFPPQPGAPPSPAGMPVTQLHHQSMSQANHVSLGPAQPGGMPPTGPPPQPGMQGYPPQQNGAFGQMRGPPQGYPAAYQQNYGGPPPPPAPAPAAQKRLDPDAIPSPIQVIEDDKANKSGEPFTTGVRGQAPPLVTTNFQVRDQGNASPHFVRCTAYNMPCTSDMAKQSQVPLAAVIKPLATLPADEAPPYLVDHGESGPIRCNRCKAYMCPYMQFIEGGRRFQCAFCSCVTEVPPHYFQHLDHTGKRVDCYERPELSLGSYEFLATVDYCKNNKVPQPPAFIFLIDVSYNAVKSGMVGIVCQELKTLLDYLPRENPEVESNVRVGFVTYNKVLHFYNVKSTLAQPQMMVVSDVADMFVPLLDGFLVSVSESRVVIESLLDKIPEMFADTRETETVFAPVIQAGLDALKAADCAGKLFIFHTSLPIAEAPGKLKNREDKKLVGTDKEKSLFQPQVSFYGNLAKECVAQGCCVDLFLFPNQYVDVATLAVVPVSTGGSVYKYRYFQAQTDQERFLNDLRRDVQKQMGFDAVMRVRTSTGIRATDFFGSFYMSNTTDVELAGLDCDKTVTVEFRHDDKLSEETGALIQCAVLYTSCNGQRRLRIHNMAVNCCAQLADLYRNCETDTIINFFTKYAYRSMLSSPTKTVRDSLVNQCAQILACYRKNCASPSSAGQLILPECMKLLPVYLNCVLKSDVLHPAADTSLDDRAYLRQLVSAMDVAESHVFFYPRLLPLHKMDVETDTLPVAVRDSEERLSKGGLYLLETGLHLFLWVGANAQQELLQNVFGVPAFGQIDPNMTSLPVLDNPYSKKLRGIVESFRTQRPRYMKLLVVKQEDKLELIFKHFLVEDKNGCGGASYVDFLCHMHKEIRQLLS; encoded by the exons ATGAATGTCAACCAGCAACCTCAAATGGCCTACGGGCAGCCCCAGCCTGGGTACCAGGGCTACCCTCAGCCGGGGTACGGGGGCCAGCACGGCACCGGCGGTTACGCAGCAGCGCAGTACGAGCCCTACAACGGGCCGGGGCCAACGGGACAAG GATGCTCTCCTTTCTCAAGCCTTCCCTCTAAGGCTCTTGCAGCAAACGTAGCATCTgacctgtcctcctcctcctcttcctctgctctTGACTTAG GCCTGATGCGAGGACCCCCCACTTCCGGGACGCCCTCGGCTCCTGCCCCTCAGGTCTACGGCCACTACAAACAAAGTGACGCCCAGAACGGGCCGCCCCCGGGCGCCGCTGCTCTGCAGAG GCCGCCCGTGTCCCAGACGTATACCCCTGCGGCGGTGAACCTCTCCGGCACCCAGGCCACCTACAGCCAGCAGTTCGGGGCGCCGCCCACAAGCGTGCAGCAGGTGACCAATCAGATGGCGGGGATGCAGGTTGGAGCCGCCCTGCCGACAACTGCTGCTCCTGGTTatg GTGTGCCTCCGGTTTCAGCTGCCTACACCTCCACTGTCCCTCCATCATTTCCACCAGCCTCCACCCATCTTCCTCCTGCTGACCGGACCGCCCACGGGGGTCCCCAGTCTTACTACGGGGCCCCACCTCTCACCCAGCAGACCTTCCCCAACTCTGCCCCACCTCCACCCTACTCTGCAGCTCCGCCCGTCTCACAGCCCCAGCAGGCCTTCCCTGGAGCACTTCCACCCTCCCGGCCTCCCACCGGGCCCCAGCTTTCCTACGGAGCCCCTCCCCCCCAGGCCCAGTCAGGGTTCCCCAATGCTCCGCCCTCTCAGCCATCTTCAGGCTTCCCTGGAGGACCAGCGCCTCCTCCCgcctccgccccttcccagcaGTATCCGGGACCCGTGCCTCATCAGCCGCCAGTGTCCCAGCCCTCTCCGTTCCACGCAGCCCCTCCCCCCGCTGGCTTCCCGCCGCAACCGGGTGCTCCGCCCAGTCCTGCTGGCATGCCGGTGACCCAGCTCCACCACCAGTCCATGTCCCAGGCCAACCATGTGTCACTAGGGCCCGCGCAGCCGGGGGGCATGCCACCAACAGGACCGCCGCCCCAGCCTGGCATGCAGGGGTACCCACCGCAGCAGAATG gtGCTTTTGGGCAGATGAGGGGTCCTCCGCAGGGCTACCCAGCGGCATATCAGCAGAATTACGGAGGCCCGCCCCCGCCCCCCGCTCCGGCCCCGGCTGCTCAGAAACGGCTGGACCCCGACGCCATCCCTAGTCCA atccagGTGATTGAAGATGACAAGGCAAACAAGAGCGGTGAGCCCTTCAccacaggggtcagaggtcaggcccCTCCCCTGGTCACAACCAACTTCCAGGTCAGAGATCAAG GGAACGCCAGTCCTCACTTCGTCCGCTGCACGGCCTACAACATGCCCTGCACCTCCGACATGGCCAAGCAGTCCCAGGTGCCCCTGGCCGCCGTCATCAAGCCGCTGGCGACGCTGCCGGCGGACGAG GCGCCGCCGTACCTCGTGGACCACGGCGAGAGCGGCCCGATCCGCTGCAACCGCTGCAAGGCCTACATGTGTCCCTACATGCAGTTCATCGAGGGCGGCCGCCGCTTCCAGTGCGCCTTCTGCAGCTGCGTCACCGAGG TGCCTCCCCATTACTTCCAGCATCTGGACCACACGGGGAAGCGGGTGGACTGCTACGAGCGGCCGGAGCTGTCGCTCGGCAGCTACGAGTTCCTGGCCACGGTGGACTACTGTAAG AACAACAAGGTCCCGCAGCCCCCCGCCTTCATCTTCCTGATCGATGTGTCGTACAACGCGGTGAAGAGCGGCATGGTGGGAATCGTGTGCCAGGAGCTGAAGACCCTGCTGGACTACCTGCCCAG GGAGAATCCTGAGGTGGAGTCCAACGTTCGCGTGGGCTTCGTCACCTACAACAAAGTGCTTCACTTCTACAACGTGAAGTCCACGCTGGCGCAGCCGCAGATGATGGTGGTGTCGGACGTGGCCGACATGTTCGTGCCGCTGCTGGACGGCTTCCTCGTCAGCGTGTCCGAGTCGCGAGTGGTGATCGAAAG TTTGCTGGACAAGATCCCGGAGATGTTTGCCGACACGCGGGAGACGGAGACGGTGTTTGCGCCAGTTATTCAGGCCGGCCTGGACGCTCTGAAG gCTGCAGACTGTGCAGGGAAGCTCTTCATCTTCCACACCTCTCTGCCTATTGCCGAGGCTCCTGGGAAACTGAAGAATCGCGAGGACAAAAAGCTTGTTGGGACCGACAAAGAAAAG TCCCTGTTCCAGCCGCAGGTCAGCTTCTATGGCAACCTGGCCAAGGAGTGCGTGGCACAGGGCTGTTGCGTGGACCTCTTCCTCTTCCCCAACCAGTACGTGGACGTGGCAACGCTGGCCGTGGTCCCGGTCTCCACCGGCGGCTCCGTCTACAAATACAGATATTTCCAG GCGCAGACCGATCAGGAGCGCTTCCTCAACGACCTGCGGCGAGACGTTCAGAAGCAGATGGGCTTCGATGCCGTCATGAGGGTCCGGACGAGCACGG GCATTCGGGCCACGGACTTCTTCGGCTCGTTCTACATGAGCAACACCACGGACGTGGAGCTGGCCGGACTCGACTGTGACAAGACGGTGACCGTGGAGTTCCGACATGACGACAAACTCAGCGAGGAGACGGGGGCGCtcatacag TGTGCGGTCTTGTACACCAGCTGCAACGGCCAGCGGCGCCTGCGCATCCACAACATGGCGGTCAACTGCTGCGCCCAGCTGGCCGACCTCTACCGCAACTGTGAGACGGACACGATCATCAACTTCTTCACCAAGTACG cgtATCGTAGCATGCTCAGTAGCCCCACGAAGACGGTGCGGGACAGCCTGGTGAACCAGTGCGCCCAGATCCTGGCCTGTTATCGCAAGAACTGTGCCAGTCCCTCTTCTGCCGGGCAG CTCATCTTGCCAGAGTGTATGAAGCTCCTCCCAGTCTATCTCAACTGTGTCCTGAAGAGTGACGTCCTCCACCCAGCAGCCGACACGTCCCTGGATGACCGCGCCTACCTGAGGCAGCTAGTCAGCGCCATGGACGTCGCCGAGAGCCACGTCTTCTTCTACCCACGTCTGCTGCCGCTG CACAAGATGGACGTGGAGACGGACACGCTCCCAGTTGCCGTACGGGACTCTGAGGAACGCCTGTCGAAAGGAGGTCTGTACCTGCTGGAGACGGGGCTCCACCTCTTCCTGTGGGTGGGGGCCAACGCCCAGCAGGAGCTTCTGCAGAATGTGTTTGGCGTCCCTGCCTTCGGCCAGATCGATCCCAACATG ACGTCCTTGCCGGTTCTGGATAATCCGTACTCAAAGAAACTACGCGGGATCGTGGAGTCGTTCCGCACCCAGCGGCCACGATACATGAAG CTGCTGGTGGTCAAGCAGGAGGACAAGCTGGAGCTCATCTTCAAGCACTTCCTAGTGGAGGACAAGAACGGCTGTGGTGGCGCCTCTTACGTGGACTTCCTGTGTCACATGCACAAGGAGATCCGGCAGCTTCTCAGCTAG
- the sec24c gene encoding protein transport protein Sec24C isoform X3, with translation MNVNQQPQMAYGQPQPGYQGYPQPGYGGQHGTGGYAAAQYEPYNGPGPTGQGLMRGPPTSGTPSAPAPQVYGHYKQSDAQNGPPPGAAALQRPPVSQTYTPAAVNLSGTQATYSQQFGAPPTSVQQVTNQMAGMQVGAALPTTAAPGYGVPPVSAAYTSTVPPSFPPASTHLPPADRTAHGGPQSYYGAPPLTQQTFPNSAPPPPYSAAPPVSQPQQAFPGALPPSRPPTGPQLSYGAPPPQAQSGFPNAPPSQPSSGFPGGPAPPPASAPSQQYPGPVPHQPPVSQPSPFHAAPPPAGFPPQPGAPPSPAGMPVTQLHHQSMSQANHVSLGPAQPGGMPPTGPPPQPGMQGYPPQQNGAFGQMRGPPQGYPAAYQQNYGGPPPPPAPAPAAQKRLDPDAIPSPPASDIPPVQKTRHRIDPDAIPSPIQVIEDDKANKSGEPFTTGVRGQAPPLVTTNFQVRDQGNASPHFVRCTAYNMPCTSDMAKQSQVPLAAVIKPLATLPADEAPPYLVDHGESGPIRCNRCKAYMCPYMQFIEGGRRFQCAFCSCVTEVPPHYFQHLDHTGKRVDCYERPELSLGSYEFLATVDYCKNNKVPQPPAFIFLIDVSYNAVKSGMVGIVCQELKTLLDYLPRENPEVESNVRVGFVTYNKVLHFYNVKSTLAQPQMMVVSDVADMFVPLLDGFLVSVSESRVVIESLLDKIPEMFADTRETETVFAPVIQAGLDALKAADCAGKLFIFHTSLPIAEAPGKLKNREDKKLVGTDKEKSLFQPQVSFYGNLAKECVAQGCCVDLFLFPNQYVDVATLAVVPVSTGGSVYKYRYFQAQTDQERFLNDLRRDVQKQMGFDAVMRVRTSTGIRATDFFGSFYMSNTTDVELAGLDCDKTVTVEFRHDDKLSEETGALIQCAVLYTSCNGQRRLRIHNMAVNCCAQLADLYRNCETDTIINFFTKYAYRSMLSSPTKTVRDSLVNQCAQILACYRKNCASPSSAGQLILPECMKLLPVYLNCVLKSDVLHPAADTSLDDRAYLRQLVSAMDVAESHVFFYPRLLPLHKMDVETDTLPVAVRDSEERLSKGGLYLLETGLHLFLWVGANAQQELLQNVFGVPAFGQIDPNMTSLPVLDNPYSKKLRGIVESFRTQRPRYMKLLVVKQEDKLELIFKHFLVEDKNGCGGASYVDFLCHMHKEIRQLLS, from the exons ATGAATGTCAACCAGCAACCTCAAATGGCCTACGGGCAGCCCCAGCCTGGGTACCAGGGCTACCCTCAGCCGGGGTACGGGGGCCAGCACGGCACCGGCGGTTACGCAGCAGCGCAGTACGAGCCCTACAACGGGCCGGGGCCAACGGGACAAG GCCTGATGCGAGGACCCCCCACTTCCGGGACGCCCTCGGCTCCTGCCCCTCAGGTCTACGGCCACTACAAACAAAGTGACGCCCAGAACGGGCCGCCCCCGGGCGCCGCTGCTCTGCAGAG GCCGCCCGTGTCCCAGACGTATACCCCTGCGGCGGTGAACCTCTCCGGCACCCAGGCCACCTACAGCCAGCAGTTCGGGGCGCCGCCCACAAGCGTGCAGCAGGTGACCAATCAGATGGCGGGGATGCAGGTTGGAGCCGCCCTGCCGACAACTGCTGCTCCTGGTTatg GTGTGCCTCCGGTTTCAGCTGCCTACACCTCCACTGTCCCTCCATCATTTCCACCAGCCTCCACCCATCTTCCTCCTGCTGACCGGACCGCCCACGGGGGTCCCCAGTCTTACTACGGGGCCCCACCTCTCACCCAGCAGACCTTCCCCAACTCTGCCCCACCTCCACCCTACTCTGCAGCTCCGCCCGTCTCACAGCCCCAGCAGGCCTTCCCTGGAGCACTTCCACCCTCCCGGCCTCCCACCGGGCCCCAGCTTTCCTACGGAGCCCCTCCCCCCCAGGCCCAGTCAGGGTTCCCCAATGCTCCGCCCTCTCAGCCATCTTCAGGCTTCCCTGGAGGACCAGCGCCTCCTCCCgcctccgccccttcccagcaGTATCCGGGACCCGTGCCTCATCAGCCGCCAGTGTCCCAGCCCTCTCCGTTCCACGCAGCCCCTCCCCCCGCTGGCTTCCCGCCGCAACCGGGTGCTCCGCCCAGTCCTGCTGGCATGCCGGTGACCCAGCTCCACCACCAGTCCATGTCCCAGGCCAACCATGTGTCACTAGGGCCCGCGCAGCCGGGGGGCATGCCACCAACAGGACCGCCGCCCCAGCCTGGCATGCAGGGGTACCCACCGCAGCAGAATG gtGCTTTTGGGCAGATGAGGGGTCCTCCGCAGGGCTACCCAGCGGCATATCAGCAGAATTACGGAGGCCCGCCCCCGCCCCCCGCTCCGGCCCCGGCTGCTCAGAAACGGCTGGACCCCGACGCCATCCCTAGTCCA CCGGCGTCTGACATTCCGCCCGTGCAGAAAACGAGGCATAGAATAGACCCCGACGCTATTCCCAGCCCA atccagGTGATTGAAGATGACAAGGCAAACAAGAGCGGTGAGCCCTTCAccacaggggtcagaggtcaggcccCTCCCCTGGTCACAACCAACTTCCAGGTCAGAGATCAAG GGAACGCCAGTCCTCACTTCGTCCGCTGCACGGCCTACAACATGCCCTGCACCTCCGACATGGCCAAGCAGTCCCAGGTGCCCCTGGCCGCCGTCATCAAGCCGCTGGCGACGCTGCCGGCGGACGAG GCGCCGCCGTACCTCGTGGACCACGGCGAGAGCGGCCCGATCCGCTGCAACCGCTGCAAGGCCTACATGTGTCCCTACATGCAGTTCATCGAGGGCGGCCGCCGCTTCCAGTGCGCCTTCTGCAGCTGCGTCACCGAGG TGCCTCCCCATTACTTCCAGCATCTGGACCACACGGGGAAGCGGGTGGACTGCTACGAGCGGCCGGAGCTGTCGCTCGGCAGCTACGAGTTCCTGGCCACGGTGGACTACTGTAAG AACAACAAGGTCCCGCAGCCCCCCGCCTTCATCTTCCTGATCGATGTGTCGTACAACGCGGTGAAGAGCGGCATGGTGGGAATCGTGTGCCAGGAGCTGAAGACCCTGCTGGACTACCTGCCCAG GGAGAATCCTGAGGTGGAGTCCAACGTTCGCGTGGGCTTCGTCACCTACAACAAAGTGCTTCACTTCTACAACGTGAAGTCCACGCTGGCGCAGCCGCAGATGATGGTGGTGTCGGACGTGGCCGACATGTTCGTGCCGCTGCTGGACGGCTTCCTCGTCAGCGTGTCCGAGTCGCGAGTGGTGATCGAAAG TTTGCTGGACAAGATCCCGGAGATGTTTGCCGACACGCGGGAGACGGAGACGGTGTTTGCGCCAGTTATTCAGGCCGGCCTGGACGCTCTGAAG gCTGCAGACTGTGCAGGGAAGCTCTTCATCTTCCACACCTCTCTGCCTATTGCCGAGGCTCCTGGGAAACTGAAGAATCGCGAGGACAAAAAGCTTGTTGGGACCGACAAAGAAAAG TCCCTGTTCCAGCCGCAGGTCAGCTTCTATGGCAACCTGGCCAAGGAGTGCGTGGCACAGGGCTGTTGCGTGGACCTCTTCCTCTTCCCCAACCAGTACGTGGACGTGGCAACGCTGGCCGTGGTCCCGGTCTCCACCGGCGGCTCCGTCTACAAATACAGATATTTCCAG GCGCAGACCGATCAGGAGCGCTTCCTCAACGACCTGCGGCGAGACGTTCAGAAGCAGATGGGCTTCGATGCCGTCATGAGGGTCCGGACGAGCACGG GCATTCGGGCCACGGACTTCTTCGGCTCGTTCTACATGAGCAACACCACGGACGTGGAGCTGGCCGGACTCGACTGTGACAAGACGGTGACCGTGGAGTTCCGACATGACGACAAACTCAGCGAGGAGACGGGGGCGCtcatacag TGTGCGGTCTTGTACACCAGCTGCAACGGCCAGCGGCGCCTGCGCATCCACAACATGGCGGTCAACTGCTGCGCCCAGCTGGCCGACCTCTACCGCAACTGTGAGACGGACACGATCATCAACTTCTTCACCAAGTACG cgtATCGTAGCATGCTCAGTAGCCCCACGAAGACGGTGCGGGACAGCCTGGTGAACCAGTGCGCCCAGATCCTGGCCTGTTATCGCAAGAACTGTGCCAGTCCCTCTTCTGCCGGGCAG CTCATCTTGCCAGAGTGTATGAAGCTCCTCCCAGTCTATCTCAACTGTGTCCTGAAGAGTGACGTCCTCCACCCAGCAGCCGACACGTCCCTGGATGACCGCGCCTACCTGAGGCAGCTAGTCAGCGCCATGGACGTCGCCGAGAGCCACGTCTTCTTCTACCCACGTCTGCTGCCGCTG CACAAGATGGACGTGGAGACGGACACGCTCCCAGTTGCCGTACGGGACTCTGAGGAACGCCTGTCGAAAGGAGGTCTGTACCTGCTGGAGACGGGGCTCCACCTCTTCCTGTGGGTGGGGGCCAACGCCCAGCAGGAGCTTCTGCAGAATGTGTTTGGCGTCCCTGCCTTCGGCCAGATCGATCCCAACATG ACGTCCTTGCCGGTTCTGGATAATCCGTACTCAAAGAAACTACGCGGGATCGTGGAGTCGTTCCGCACCCAGCGGCCACGATACATGAAG CTGCTGGTGGTCAAGCAGGAGGACAAGCTGGAGCTCATCTTCAAGCACTTCCTAGTGGAGGACAAGAACGGCTGTGGTGGCGCCTCTTACGTGGACTTCCTGTGTCACATGCACAAGGAGATCCGGCAGCTTCTCAGCTAG
- the sec24c gene encoding protein transport protein Sec24C isoform X1: MNVNQQPQMAYGQPQPGYQGYPQPGYGGQHGTGGYAAAQYEPYNGPGPTGQGCSPFSSLPSKALAANVASDLSSSSSSSALDLGLMRGPPTSGTPSAPAPQVYGHYKQSDAQNGPPPGAAALQRPPVSQTYTPAAVNLSGTQATYSQQFGAPPTSVQQVTNQMAGMQVGAALPTTAAPGYGVPPVSAAYTSTVPPSFPPASTHLPPADRTAHGGPQSYYGAPPLTQQTFPNSAPPPPYSAAPPVSQPQQAFPGALPPSRPPTGPQLSYGAPPPQAQSGFPNAPPSQPSSGFPGGPAPPPASAPSQQYPGPVPHQPPVSQPSPFHAAPPPAGFPPQPGAPPSPAGMPVTQLHHQSMSQANHVSLGPAQPGGMPPTGPPPQPGMQGYPPQQNGAFGQMRGPPQGYPAAYQQNYGGPPPPPAPAPAAQKRLDPDAIPSPPASDIPPVQKTRHRIDPDAIPSPIQVIEDDKANKSGEPFTTGVRGQAPPLVTTNFQVRDQGNASPHFVRCTAYNMPCTSDMAKQSQVPLAAVIKPLATLPADEAPPYLVDHGESGPIRCNRCKAYMCPYMQFIEGGRRFQCAFCSCVTEVPPHYFQHLDHTGKRVDCYERPELSLGSYEFLATVDYCKNNKVPQPPAFIFLIDVSYNAVKSGMVGIVCQELKTLLDYLPRENPEVESNVRVGFVTYNKVLHFYNVKSTLAQPQMMVVSDVADMFVPLLDGFLVSVSESRVVIESLLDKIPEMFADTRETETVFAPVIQAGLDALKAADCAGKLFIFHTSLPIAEAPGKLKNREDKKLVGTDKEKSLFQPQVSFYGNLAKECVAQGCCVDLFLFPNQYVDVATLAVVPVSTGGSVYKYRYFQAQTDQERFLNDLRRDVQKQMGFDAVMRVRTSTGIRATDFFGSFYMSNTTDVELAGLDCDKTVTVEFRHDDKLSEETGALIQCAVLYTSCNGQRRLRIHNMAVNCCAQLADLYRNCETDTIINFFTKYAYRSMLSSPTKTVRDSLVNQCAQILACYRKNCASPSSAGQLILPECMKLLPVYLNCVLKSDVLHPAADTSLDDRAYLRQLVSAMDVAESHVFFYPRLLPLHKMDVETDTLPVAVRDSEERLSKGGLYLLETGLHLFLWVGANAQQELLQNVFGVPAFGQIDPNMTSLPVLDNPYSKKLRGIVESFRTQRPRYMKLLVVKQEDKLELIFKHFLVEDKNGCGGASYVDFLCHMHKEIRQLLS, encoded by the exons ATGAATGTCAACCAGCAACCTCAAATGGCCTACGGGCAGCCCCAGCCTGGGTACCAGGGCTACCCTCAGCCGGGGTACGGGGGCCAGCACGGCACCGGCGGTTACGCAGCAGCGCAGTACGAGCCCTACAACGGGCCGGGGCCAACGGGACAAG GATGCTCTCCTTTCTCAAGCCTTCCCTCTAAGGCTCTTGCAGCAAACGTAGCATCTgacctgtcctcctcctcctcttcctctgctctTGACTTAG GCCTGATGCGAGGACCCCCCACTTCCGGGACGCCCTCGGCTCCTGCCCCTCAGGTCTACGGCCACTACAAACAAAGTGACGCCCAGAACGGGCCGCCCCCGGGCGCCGCTGCTCTGCAGAG GCCGCCCGTGTCCCAGACGTATACCCCTGCGGCGGTGAACCTCTCCGGCACCCAGGCCACCTACAGCCAGCAGTTCGGGGCGCCGCCCACAAGCGTGCAGCAGGTGACCAATCAGATGGCGGGGATGCAGGTTGGAGCCGCCCTGCCGACAACTGCTGCTCCTGGTTatg GTGTGCCTCCGGTTTCAGCTGCCTACACCTCCACTGTCCCTCCATCATTTCCACCAGCCTCCACCCATCTTCCTCCTGCTGACCGGACCGCCCACGGGGGTCCCCAGTCTTACTACGGGGCCCCACCTCTCACCCAGCAGACCTTCCCCAACTCTGCCCCACCTCCACCCTACTCTGCAGCTCCGCCCGTCTCACAGCCCCAGCAGGCCTTCCCTGGAGCACTTCCACCCTCCCGGCCTCCCACCGGGCCCCAGCTTTCCTACGGAGCCCCTCCCCCCCAGGCCCAGTCAGGGTTCCCCAATGCTCCGCCCTCTCAGCCATCTTCAGGCTTCCCTGGAGGACCAGCGCCTCCTCCCgcctccgccccttcccagcaGTATCCGGGACCCGTGCCTCATCAGCCGCCAGTGTCCCAGCCCTCTCCGTTCCACGCAGCCCCTCCCCCCGCTGGCTTCCCGCCGCAACCGGGTGCTCCGCCCAGTCCTGCTGGCATGCCGGTGACCCAGCTCCACCACCAGTCCATGTCCCAGGCCAACCATGTGTCACTAGGGCCCGCGCAGCCGGGGGGCATGCCACCAACAGGACCGCCGCCCCAGCCTGGCATGCAGGGGTACCCACCGCAGCAGAATG gtGCTTTTGGGCAGATGAGGGGTCCTCCGCAGGGCTACCCAGCGGCATATCAGCAGAATTACGGAGGCCCGCCCCCGCCCCCCGCTCCGGCCCCGGCTGCTCAGAAACGGCTGGACCCCGACGCCATCCCTAGTCCA CCGGCGTCTGACATTCCGCCCGTGCAGAAAACGAGGCATAGAATAGACCCCGACGCTATTCCCAGCCCA atccagGTGATTGAAGATGACAAGGCAAACAAGAGCGGTGAGCCCTTCAccacaggggtcagaggtcaggcccCTCCCCTGGTCACAACCAACTTCCAGGTCAGAGATCAAG GGAACGCCAGTCCTCACTTCGTCCGCTGCACGGCCTACAACATGCCCTGCACCTCCGACATGGCCAAGCAGTCCCAGGTGCCCCTGGCCGCCGTCATCAAGCCGCTGGCGACGCTGCCGGCGGACGAG GCGCCGCCGTACCTCGTGGACCACGGCGAGAGCGGCCCGATCCGCTGCAACCGCTGCAAGGCCTACATGTGTCCCTACATGCAGTTCATCGAGGGCGGCCGCCGCTTCCAGTGCGCCTTCTGCAGCTGCGTCACCGAGG TGCCTCCCCATTACTTCCAGCATCTGGACCACACGGGGAAGCGGGTGGACTGCTACGAGCGGCCGGAGCTGTCGCTCGGCAGCTACGAGTTCCTGGCCACGGTGGACTACTGTAAG AACAACAAGGTCCCGCAGCCCCCCGCCTTCATCTTCCTGATCGATGTGTCGTACAACGCGGTGAAGAGCGGCATGGTGGGAATCGTGTGCCAGGAGCTGAAGACCCTGCTGGACTACCTGCCCAG GGAGAATCCTGAGGTGGAGTCCAACGTTCGCGTGGGCTTCGTCACCTACAACAAAGTGCTTCACTTCTACAACGTGAAGTCCACGCTGGCGCAGCCGCAGATGATGGTGGTGTCGGACGTGGCCGACATGTTCGTGCCGCTGCTGGACGGCTTCCTCGTCAGCGTGTCCGAGTCGCGAGTGGTGATCGAAAG TTTGCTGGACAAGATCCCGGAGATGTTTGCCGACACGCGGGAGACGGAGACGGTGTTTGCGCCAGTTATTCAGGCCGGCCTGGACGCTCTGAAG gCTGCAGACTGTGCAGGGAAGCTCTTCATCTTCCACACCTCTCTGCCTATTGCCGAGGCTCCTGGGAAACTGAAGAATCGCGAGGACAAAAAGCTTGTTGGGACCGACAAAGAAAAG TCCCTGTTCCAGCCGCAGGTCAGCTTCTATGGCAACCTGGCCAAGGAGTGCGTGGCACAGGGCTGTTGCGTGGACCTCTTCCTCTTCCCCAACCAGTACGTGGACGTGGCAACGCTGGCCGTGGTCCCGGTCTCCACCGGCGGCTCCGTCTACAAATACAGATATTTCCAG GCGCAGACCGATCAGGAGCGCTTCCTCAACGACCTGCGGCGAGACGTTCAGAAGCAGATGGGCTTCGATGCCGTCATGAGGGTCCGGACGAGCACGG GCATTCGGGCCACGGACTTCTTCGGCTCGTTCTACATGAGCAACACCACGGACGTGGAGCTGGCCGGACTCGACTGTGACAAGACGGTGACCGTGGAGTTCCGACATGACGACAAACTCAGCGAGGAGACGGGGGCGCtcatacag TGTGCGGTCTTGTACACCAGCTGCAACGGCCAGCGGCGCCTGCGCATCCACAACATGGCGGTCAACTGCTGCGCCCAGCTGGCCGACCTCTACCGCAACTGTGAGACGGACACGATCATCAACTTCTTCACCAAGTACG cgtATCGTAGCATGCTCAGTAGCCCCACGAAGACGGTGCGGGACAGCCTGGTGAACCAGTGCGCCCAGATCCTGGCCTGTTATCGCAAGAACTGTGCCAGTCCCTCTTCTGCCGGGCAG CTCATCTTGCCAGAGTGTATGAAGCTCCTCCCAGTCTATCTCAACTGTGTCCTGAAGAGTGACGTCCTCCACCCAGCAGCCGACACGTCCCTGGATGACCGCGCCTACCTGAGGCAGCTAGTCAGCGCCATGGACGTCGCCGAGAGCCACGTCTTCTTCTACCCACGTCTGCTGCCGCTG CACAAGATGGACGTGGAGACGGACACGCTCCCAGTTGCCGTACGGGACTCTGAGGAACGCCTGTCGAAAGGAGGTCTGTACCTGCTGGAGACGGGGCTCCACCTCTTCCTGTGGGTGGGGGCCAACGCCCAGCAGGAGCTTCTGCAGAATGTGTTTGGCGTCCCTGCCTTCGGCCAGATCGATCCCAACATG ACGTCCTTGCCGGTTCTGGATAATCCGTACTCAAAGAAACTACGCGGGATCGTGGAGTCGTTCCGCACCCAGCGGCCACGATACATGAAG CTGCTGGTGGTCAAGCAGGAGGACAAGCTGGAGCTCATCTTCAAGCACTTCCTAGTGGAGGACAAGAACGGCTGTGGTGGCGCCTCTTACGTGGACTTCCTGTGTCACATGCACAAGGAGATCCGGCAGCTTCTCAGCTAG